AATTTTTATAGCTTTTATAATATTATTTATTGAATTATTTAATTATGTAAAATATAAAAATATATTTGCGTTATTTTTTACAATCATATTAATATTTTACTCTTTTTTATGTTTTAGTAATGTTAGAAAATTTATATATCCTAATAATGTGGAAAGTACATATTTATACGATGATTATTATTTTAGATACGGAGTTTATGGTAGAACTGCTGTTGAGTATACAAAAATAATGGATAATATGTATCCCGATAACACTTCATTTAATTATGCATTTAAACTTAGTTCAGATGTAAAAAAGTTAAAAGTTTTATTAAAACAAATAAATAATAACTATGATATAGGTAATACTTCTATAGCATATACAGGAAATTATCTATCTCTATCTAAAGATAAAATAATAACAGAAGTTGATAATAGATTGTTAGGAAATTTAATTGTTAAATTAAATAATGCTACAAATGATGTATATTTAAGATCAGATTATAATTTTTATTTAATATCAGAAAAATATTATTTTATTGATGATAATAGAATAGAATATTTAAAAGATTATAAATTTGCTATTAATGGTAAAAATTATTTTGTATATAAATTGAATCAATTGCATTGGACTGAATTGAATTATGGTTATAATGGCTATTTCAAAATAGATTCTACTGATATTGGAGAAGCATATATTTTACTAGAACAAAAATTTTAATAAAAAAGGAGAATATAAATGAAAAAAATAAAAATATTATTGGATAAATATATTTTAACTCAAATAGAAAAGATATCTCCAAAAACATACAGACAATTTTTTGAAATTTATAAAAAGGTTTATTCTCCATTTATTAATAGAATCAAATATCATGATAAATATTTTTTTAATATAGTAGGGATAGAAACATCTACTTATTGTAATAGAAAATGTGATTATTGTCCAAATAAAGATAATGAAACACCAAAATATATTATTGATGATGTAATATTTAAAGAAGCAATAAAACAATTAAAACAAATTAAATTTAATGGTATATTACAATATAATTTATACAATGAACCATTATTTAATGATAAATTAATTGATGAAGTAAAATATGCAAGTAATGAATTAAAAAATGCCATTCATATACTTGTTACTAATGGTGATTTATTAACAATAGAAAAAGCTGAGAAATTAATTGATGCTGGAATAGATAAGTTTGTTGTAACTATACATGATAAAAATCCAGAAAGAGCTTATGAAAGATTAAGTAAAGTTAAAGATGTTATAAAAGATAAAATGCGATTACAAACAATATATGATTTACCAATACAAAACAGGGGAGGAGCTGTTGATATTGATAAATATGAACATCAAAAGCTCAAAGTTTGTCCTAATATATTATCATTAACTATTAGTATAAATGGAGATGTTTTATTATGTTGTAATGATTATTATAAGAAACATGTAATGGGTAATATAATGGAAAAAAATATAGTTGATATTTGGAAAAGCTATTCTAATTTAAGAGAAGAACTTTTAGATAAAAATATAGTAAGATTAGATATATGTAAAAAGTGTTTAGAAATAGAGGATTAAAAAAATGAAAAAGATTGATATTAAATGCCCTATATGTTCAAATGAAGATACTATCGAATATTTATATAAAAATTCTGTAGGCAATAAAAGTATAGTAAAATGTAAAAATTGTGAAATAGAATATTTATATCCATATCCAACACAAAAAGAACTTGAAGAAATATATTCTGATGATTATGCTGCTTGGGGAATAGGTGAAGAAGATTCTTTTTCAAAGATGAAGAAAGATAAATTTAAAAAGTTATTGAAAGATGTATTGAAATATAAAAAAAATGGAAAATTACTCGATATAGGATGCGGACCTGGATATTTAATGGAAGAAGCCAAAGAATTAGGTTTTGATGTTTATGGGGTAGAAGTTGGAGAAAAAGCAGCTGATATTGCTAAAAATAAATTTGGTAACGAAAAGATTTATAATGGTATTATTGAAAAGTCAAATTTTCAAAATAATAGTTTTGATATAATTATGATGAGCGATGTATTGGAACATGTAGAAAACCCTTTAGAGTTATTAAAAAAATCAAAAGAGTTATTAGTACATGATGGCAATGGGTATATTATTATTACAACTCCTAATACTAATTCATTTACTTGTAAAACTATGAAATCTAAATGGTCTCATTATAATATTGAACATATACATTATTTTAATAAAAAAAGTATAGAAACATTAGCAAGTTTAACTGGATTTGAAATCATTGAGATTAGACCATTTTGGAAAGTTTTAACTTTTAAATATATGAATAGTATTTTCAAATATACAAATAGAAAATTGTTGTCTGGAATATTTTCAATACTAGAGAAAATACCTGTTGTTGGAAATTTAGAAATACCAATATTGATAGGTGAGTTTTTTGTTGTATTTAAAAGTGTTAAGGAAAATAAATGATTAATATAGTAATACCTATGGCAGGTGCTGGAACTAGATTTTATAATTTAGGATATAAAGTTCCTAAACCTTTAATTGAAATGCAAGGATATCCATTTTTTTATTATTCTGCTAAAAGTTTAATAAAATATTATGAGTATTCAAATTTAATATTTGTAGGACTTAAAGAACATAATAAAGATAATATATTAATAGATAAAATATTATCTTTATTCCCAGATGCTAAAATTAAACTTTTAGATGAAACTCCTCCTGGAGCAGTATTAACATCAAGAGAAGCTATAGAATTAATAGACAATGATTATCCTGTAGTTTTTATAGACTGTGATCTTTGTTTTTATAGTGAAGAGTTTAGGTTAAATCAGAATGAGTTAAATAATTTAGATGGATTTTTATTAACATTTAAATCAGACAAACTTTGTTATAGTTATTGCATTAAAGATAATAATAATAAAATAATAGGAACTAAAGAAAAAGAAGTTGTTAGTAATGATGCTATAGCAGGTGTATATGGATTTAAAAATATTTCATTATTTGATGAAGTAAGCAAAAAATATTTAGAAAATTGTTCGTATTCAGAATTTTTTACAAGCGGAGTTTATAATATTGAACCATTAAAAAATGGAAATGTAAAAATTTTTGAATGCGATTTTAATATTTCATTTGGAACAGTAGATGAATTTTTGAAAGTAAAAGAAAATAAGGTTTTTGATTTAT
This is a stretch of genomic DNA from Brachyspira sp. SAP_772. It encodes these proteins:
- a CDS encoding radical SAM/SPASM domain-containing protein, giving the protein MKKIKILLDKYILTQIEKISPKTYRQFFEIYKKVYSPFINRIKYHDKYFFNIVGIETSTYCNRKCDYCPNKDNETPKYIIDDVIFKEAIKQLKQIKFNGILQYNLYNEPLFNDKLIDEVKYASNELKNAIHILVTNGDLLTIEKAEKLIDAGIDKFVVTIHDKNPERAYERLSKVKDVIKDKMRLQTIYDLPIQNRGGAVDIDKYEHQKLKVCPNILSLTISINGDVLLCCNDYYKKHVMGNIMEKNIVDIWKSYSNLREELLDKNIVRLDICKKCLEIED
- a CDS encoding bifunctional 2-polyprenyl-6-hydroxyphenol methylase/3-demethylubiquinol 3-O-methyltransferase UbiG, with the protein product MKKIDIKCPICSNEDTIEYLYKNSVGNKSIVKCKNCEIEYLYPYPTQKELEEIYSDDYAAWGIGEEDSFSKMKKDKFKKLLKDVLKYKKNGKLLDIGCGPGYLMEEAKELGFDVYGVEVGEKAADIAKNKFGNEKIYNGIIEKSNFQNNSFDIIMMSDVLEHVENPLELLKKSKELLVHDGNGYIIITTPNTNSFTCKTMKSKWSHYNIEHIHYFNKKSIETLASLTGFEIIEIRPFWKVLTFKYMNSIFKYTNRKLLSGIFSILEKIPVVGNLEIPILIGEFFVVFKSVKENK
- a CDS encoding sugar phosphate nucleotidyltransferase, which translates into the protein MINIVIPMAGAGTRFYNLGYKVPKPLIEMQGYPFFYYSAKSLIKYYEYSNLIFVGLKEHNKDNILIDKILSLFPDAKIKLLDETPPGAVLTSREAIELIDNDYPVVFIDCDLCFYSEEFRLNQNELNNLDGFLLTFKSDKLCYSYCIKDNNNKIIGTKEKEVVSNDAIAGVYGFKNISLFDEVSKKYLENCSYSEFFTSGVYNIEPLKNGNVKIFECDFNISFGTVDEFLKVKENKVFDLFKL